One genomic segment of Methanothermobacter wolfeii includes these proteins:
- a CDS encoding glycosyltransferase family 20 protein encodes MTKVLQEHLMKFLEDKNLIIVSNRGPVEFSRDNGKIFMKRGAGGLVSTILPLVERFEGVWVSSAMTLEDAEVALGYPENRVPVPLDDPKFNVSFVVVDREVYEDYYSVISNPLLWFLQHYMWNTPYGPDIDERIYDAWDKGYVHVNREFASRVIQEVDKNDKEPLIMLQDYHLYLCPGFIKKEMPEVFLSHFIHIPWPQRDYFKILPEGMRDAIMEGLLSNRILGFHIDRYCNNFLECCEDSGYDVDYEERSVIRDGERTFVKSYPISIDPESIYRTANSHLAMEKEDLVKRLKGDMFLIYRTDRADLSKNIIRGFKAYELFLREHPEFHGRVKFLATGKPTRQQIREYREYMDKISETVDDINRRYGNEEWKPVEYICRADYELVAAAFKRYDCLLVNPIADGMNIVPKEASLINEEDGLIILSKNAGCYEELSDDVIGVNPFDVKETADALYYAVKADMEERKKRVQGLREKVVKRTIYNWINEQFNDFKKLI; translated from the coding sequence ATGACTAAAGTACTGCAGGAACACCTTATGAAGTTTCTGGAAGATAAAAACCTTATAATAGTATCCAACAGAGGTCCTGTGGAATTTTCCAGGGATAATGGTAAGATTTTTATGAAAAGGGGTGCTGGAGGCCTTGTTTCAACAATACTTCCCCTTGTTGAAAGGTTTGAGGGCGTCTGGGTCTCCAGTGCAATGACACTTGAGGATGCGGAAGTTGCACTGGGTTACCCTGAAAACAGGGTGCCCGTGCCTCTGGATGATCCTAAATTCAATGTTTCATTCGTGGTTGTGGATCGTGAAGTATACGAGGATTACTACAGTGTCATAAGCAACCCCCTCCTATGGTTCCTTCAGCATTACATGTGGAATACCCCCTATGGTCCTGATATTGATGAAAGGATATATGATGCATGGGATAAGGGTTATGTGCATGTTAACAGGGAATTTGCATCCAGAGTTATTCAGGAGGTGGATAAAAACGATAAAGAACCCCTTATAATGCTGCAGGATTATCATCTATATCTCTGCCCTGGTTTCATAAAAAAGGAGATGCCTGAGGTATTTTTAAGTCACTTCATACATATCCCCTGGCCACAGCGGGACTACTTTAAAATTCTGCCTGAAGGGATGAGGGATGCCATAATGGAGGGTCTCCTCTCAAACAGGATTCTTGGTTTTCACATAGACAGGTACTGTAATAATTTCCTTGAATGCTGTGAAGATTCCGGTTATGATGTTGATTATGAGGAGCGATCCGTTATCAGGGATGGTGAGAGGACCTTTGTGAAGAGTTATCCAATATCCATTGATCCTGAAAGTATATACCGGACAGCAAATTCTCATCTGGCCATGGAAAAGGAGGATCTTGTTAAGAGGCTGAAGGGTGATATGTTCCTAATTTACCGTACAGACAGGGCGGATTTGAGTAAAAATATAATAAGGGGTTTCAAAGCCTATGAACTCTTTCTGAGGGAACATCCTGAATTTCATGGTAGGGTGAAGTTCCTGGCAACCGGTAAGCCAACAAGGCAGCAGATAAGGGAATACAGAGAATACATGGATAAAATCAGTGAAACCGTAGATGATATTAACAGGAGGTACGGTAATGAAGAATGGAAGCCCGTTGAATACATATGCCGTGCCGACTATGAACTTGTTGCCGCAGCGTTTAAGAGATATGACTGCTTGCTTGTAAACCCCATCGCTGATGGCATGAACATAGTACCGAAGGAGGCTTCCCTTATAAATGAGGAGGATGGTCTTATTATATTATCTAAAAACGCCGGATGCTATGAGGAGCTTTCAGATGATGTTATAGGAGTAAACCCCTTTGATGTGAAGGAAACTGCAGATGCGCTTTATTATGCTGTGAAAGCTGATATGGAAGAGAGAAAGAAGCGTGTTCAGGGTCTCAGGGAAAAGGTTGTAAAAAGAACTATCTATAACTGGATAAATGAGCAGTTCAATGATTTTAAAAAACTGATTTAA
- a CDS encoding phosphohexomutase domain-containing protein, which translates to MAVYVQDIRGTVNRDINCAFALNLGMLIGDYLRPGSVLIGRDAYTPSQMIKRAIGTGLMAAGIDVTDFGVVTVPVMHHNLQDLDANLMINVSRSPLRADEINIKILSNHEIPLEQRPTGHVPWNKLGKLRYLDNYAESYIESALGLISSAVKDTGFMVVLGFDEGSPPGIEGEILNLLECQTVNVSFRGSLFGESFPLINSSTISMISDIVKASGADMGVVLDNDRDSVFFIDERGNPIRDQTVLSIFAKHYLKDHDGPIVSSVVSSRSLEGVSGGRLIRTSVDRVLKEVYERRAVFGGDEPGMYIFPEFQYCFDGTFAILKMLEIMAEEKMTLSQLKSDIDEYSRVEFSVDCPNELKDAVIQRLVKYFRDKEPELCDGIRVEEPSCFMLIRASRFEPALRIYIESESSEKTQNKALDIMKLIETLMGDMND; encoded by the coding sequence ATGGCTGTCTATGTGCAGGATATAAGGGGAACTGTTAACAGGGATATAAACTGTGCATTCGCCCTTAACCTCGGGATGCTCATAGGAGACTATCTGAGGCCTGGAAGTGTTCTTATTGGGCGTGACGCCTACACACCCTCCCAGATGATAAAAAGGGCTATTGGAACCGGTCTGATGGCTGCAGGTATTGATGTAACTGACTTTGGGGTGGTTACAGTTCCCGTGATGCATCATAATCTCCAGGACCTTGACGCCAACCTCATGATAAATGTGTCCCGGTCACCGCTCAGGGCGGATGAGATAAATATAAAGATCCTCAGCAATCATGAAATACCCCTTGAACAGCGCCCCACAGGCCATGTGCCATGGAATAAGCTCGGGAAACTGAGATACTTGGACAACTACGCTGAATCCTATATTGAATCCGCCCTTGGTCTGATATCCTCTGCTGTGAAGGATACAGGCTTCATGGTCGTACTTGGCTTTGATGAAGGATCCCCCCCGGGAATTGAAGGTGAGATCCTTAATCTGCTCGAATGTCAGACTGTTAATGTAAGCTTCAGAGGATCTCTTTTCGGTGAAAGCTTCCCCCTTATCAATTCTTCCACCATATCAATGATTTCAGATATCGTGAAGGCCAGCGGTGCCGATATGGGGGTGGTGCTGGATAATGATCGGGACAGCGTATTTTTCATTGATGAAAGGGGGAATCCTATCAGGGACCAGACAGTTCTCTCCATTTTTGCAAAGCATTACCTAAAGGACCATGATGGGCCAATAGTATCCTCTGTGGTCTCATCAAGATCCCTTGAAGGAGTTAGCGGCGGGAGGCTCATCAGAACATCAGTGGACAGGGTGCTGAAGGAGGTTTATGAGAGGAGGGCTGTCTTTGGGGGGGATGAACCAGGAATGTACATCTTCCCTGAATTCCAGTACTGCTTTGATGGTACATTCGCCATTTTAAAGATGCTTGAGATAATGGCAGAGGAAAAAATGACCCTTAGTCAGCTTAAATCAGATATAGATGAGTACAGCCGGGTTGAATTCAGCGTGGACTGTCCCAATGAACTCAAGGATGCTGTGATCCAGAGACTGGTGAAATACTTCAGGGATAAGGAACCTGAGTTATGTGACGGTATAAGGGTTGAAGAGCCATCCTGCTTTATGCTTATAAGGGCCTCAAGATTTGAGCCCGCCTTAAGGATTTACATTGAATCAGAATCCTCTGAAAAAACCCAGAATAAGGCCCTGGATATCATGAAGCTTATAGAAACCCTTATGGGTGATATGAATGACTAA
- a CDS encoding nucleotidyltransferase family protein, producing MTSVVIMAGGEGTRIRPLTFSRPKPLVPIVNRPILDYIFHRITCSDYEKVIMTLGYLKNQIESYAESRYPDVDFRFHVEKKPLGTAGGVKAASGHIDETFIVLSGDVLFDLDLKSLLNFHRSRDALVTIALTPVEDPSHYGIAILDSEMKIKRFHEKPRPHEAFSKIANAGIYVMEPEILDKIPSGPVDFSKDVFPELIEEDMGVYGFVFDGYWNDVGKPDTFLRANHDVLKGYLKPDPPGELINERPGQFGNIWVGEDVRIGRRVRITGPAVIGDGAEIGEGAFIGRNTVLGSGVSVGRGSIIKGSVIFDGGSIGRSSHLINCILDDGSVISEECVIDRCAMVGRDVEIGPGTVIRSRRRIRDRIRIIPGSLVDSDYLMRGG from the coding sequence ATGACATCTGTGGTTATCATGGCCGGGGGTGAAGGTACAAGGATAAGGCCACTCACCTTCTCAAGGCCAAAGCCCCTGGTTCCCATCGTGAACAGGCCGATACTGGATTATATCTTCCACAGAATAACCTGTTCTGATTATGAAAAGGTTATAATGACCCTCGGGTATCTTAAAAACCAGATAGAATCCTATGCAGAATCCAGATATCCCGATGTCGATTTCCGGTTCCATGTAGAGAAAAAACCGCTTGGCACTGCTGGTGGTGTTAAGGCAGCTTCAGGACATATTGATGAAACATTCATAGTCCTCAGCGGTGACGTGCTCTTTGACCTTGACCTTAAGTCCCTTCTGAATTTTCATCGAAGCAGAGACGCCCTTGTCACCATAGCCCTCACACCCGTTGAAGACCCATCACACTATGGTATAGCAATACTTGACAGTGAAATGAAAATAAAGAGGTTCCATGAAAAACCCCGCCCCCATGAAGCCTTCAGTAAAATAGCAAATGCTGGAATCTATGTTATGGAACCTGAAATTCTTGATAAAATACCCTCAGGACCGGTTGATTTTTCAAAGGATGTCTTTCCAGAGTTAATAGAGGAGGATATGGGGGTCTACGGGTTCGTCTTCGATGGTTACTGGAATGATGTTGGTAAACCCGACACCTTCCTGAGGGCTAACCATGACGTTCTGAAGGGTTACCTGAAGCCCGACCCACCAGGTGAACTCATAAATGAAAGGCCCGGTCAGTTCGGGAATATATGGGTTGGTGAAGATGTCCGGATCGGCAGAAGGGTCCGTATCACCGGGCCCGCCGTCATCGGTGACGGTGCGGAGATAGGTGAGGGTGCATTCATAGGCCGAAACACCGTTCTTGGATCAGGCGTCAGCGTTGGTAGAGGAAGCATCATAAAGGGTTCGGTTATATTTGATGGTGGATCAATTGGAAGATCCTCTCACCTTATAAACTGCATCCTTGATGATGGCTCCGTAATCTCAGAGGAGTGCGTTATTGACAGGTGCGCCATGGTGGGCAGGGATGTTGAGATTGGGCCGGGCACGGTTATCAGATCCCGGCGAAGAATACGTGATAGGATCAGGATCATCCCGGGTTCACTCGTTGATTCCGATTACCTTATGAGGGGTGGTTAG
- the otsB gene encoding trehalose-phosphatase, which produces MPEYLFDSLHDMEYLKEPEAAIITDVDGTISEIAPTPESASVDDEMRKVLVELSRRHRVLAFISGRSVADALRMVGVPDAIYVGNHGLEYIMDGEYHSFGEAERYTPIIKRCLMELRDEIPEKGVIFEDKGICSAVHYRQCRDPEAAREMILETLKNIPESRRIRVDVGRMIVELKPPIEYNKGVIVREIIERYGVSSAVYLGDDVTDANAFRELRRMEASGEVRAATIIVLSKEIPDDIKSTAEFFVCSVDEVLKFFKWLLE; this is translated from the coding sequence ATGCCTGAATACCTCTTTGATTCACTCCACGACATGGAATATCTAAAGGAACCTGAAGCTGCCATAATAACAGATGTTGATGGTACGATAAGTGAGATAGCACCCACACCGGAATCCGCCAGTGTAGATGATGAGATGAGGAAGGTTCTAGTGGAACTTTCCAGAAGGCACAGGGTCCTTGCATTTATAAGTGGAAGGTCCGTGGCCGATGCCCTCAGGATGGTGGGGGTCCCCGATGCCATCTACGTTGGAAACCATGGACTTGAGTACATCATGGATGGTGAATACCACAGTTTCGGTGAAGCTGAAAGGTACACCCCTATAATAAAAAGGTGCTTGATGGAGCTCAGGGATGAGATCCCTGAAAAGGGTGTGATATTTGAAGATAAGGGGATATGTTCCGCTGTACATTACAGGCAGTGCCGTGACCCTGAGGCGGCACGTGAAATGATACTTGAAACCCTTAAAAATATCCCTGAATCACGGAGGATACGCGTAGACGTCGGGAGAATGATTGTGGAGCTTAAACCCCCCATTGAATATAACAAGGGTGTTATTGTAAGGGAGATCATTGAAAGATACGGTGTGTCCTCTGCAGTGTACCTTGGGGATGATGTGACAGACGCCAATGCATTCAGGGAGCTCAGGAGGATGGAAGCCTCGGGTGAGGTCAGAGCAGCAACCATCATCGTATTATCAAAGGAGATACCCGATGATATAAAGAGCACCGCAGAGTTCTTTGTCTGCAGCGTTGATGAGGTGCTCAAATTTTTTAAATGGTTGCTGGAATGA
- a CDS encoding MutS-related protein, producing the protein MNPEDSVESVLIGINGIGEKLARKIIGEFGGEEELLRAVENLEIDRLAAVEGISQRKAVEITRALLGNPVRSFLKTERAFQIHQEIIERIMSYAHTEYAKNRIMLLQPSPDISSAVEHLEMVMKSKEMVNRLPVERIRRLLRNIMRPETPKAIFNPARAILVENRRDYDHITDLGLNRYHPVIINPDPGELEEYELIIYVYSEGTLDIEDAFNIIMVSSDSSEHEIVPESVLNYFRRNLDLLRNALELKRMLGMETCLEEVMAIMDDVEGLAAGEVDIEDAVNSVKAWADSRLRELIKNVDLHGDEVLTLLNQGMTGKLEKIFDEVLGEARDRIRKLTGVDFDPFIRSYPLKIDQRELDRVIKLESSSMYLKEFERKVEAAGRLSELRDSVEEEIRDLMEFDYSFALGLFAAEYGLKEPKFGDELCFKGGLHLKLARSENPQRVNYSIRQPENVVLLTGANSGGKTTLLETITQITLMAQMGLPVCAEKATVKPVEEVYFLSKKRSLDAGAFESFIRTFTPVTTSKSSKLILLDELEAITELEAAVKIIATFIEFLVESDSLAVIVTHMAREIVKYVDVRVDGIEAKGLDENYNLIVDRTPRMNYLARSTPELIIKMIHEKSDDDLKEVYSRILEKFQNEY; encoded by the coding sequence ATGAACCCAGAGGATTCTGTTGAGTCAGTGCTCATCGGGATAAACGGAATAGGGGAAAAGCTTGCCCGGAAAATAATAGGGGAGTTTGGGGGTGAAGAAGAACTCCTCAGGGCTGTTGAGAACCTGGAAATTGACAGGCTGGCTGCTGTTGAGGGTATAAGTCAGCGCAAGGCTGTTGAAATTACAAGGGCCCTACTGGGAAATCCTGTCAGGAGCTTCCTCAAGACCGAGAGGGCCTTTCAGATACACCAGGAGATAATTGAGAGGATAATGTCCTATGCACATACCGAATATGCTAAAAACCGCATCATGCTCCTCCAGCCCTCCCCTGACATTTCATCTGCAGTGGAACACCTTGAAATGGTGATGAAGTCAAAGGAAATGGTTAACAGGCTCCCTGTTGAAAGAATCAGGCGGCTTCTGAGGAACATCATGAGACCCGAAACACCGAAGGCTATTTTTAACCCTGCAAGGGCCATACTTGTTGAGAACAGGAGGGACTATGATCATATAACGGACCTTGGCCTTAACCGTTACCACCCCGTCATCATCAATCCAGATCCCGGTGAACTTGAAGAGTATGAACTCATAATCTATGTCTACTCAGAGGGGACCCTGGATATTGAGGACGCCTTCAACATCATAATGGTCAGCAGCGACTCGAGTGAACATGAAATCGTACCGGAATCTGTTTTAAACTACTTCAGAAGAAACCTGGATCTCCTGAGGAACGCCCTTGAGCTTAAAAGGATGCTTGGAATGGAGACCTGTCTTGAAGAGGTAATGGCCATAATGGATGATGTTGAGGGCCTGGCAGCAGGGGAAGTTGACATTGAAGATGCCGTTAACTCGGTTAAAGCATGGGCCGATTCAAGGCTCAGGGAGCTTATAAAGAATGTTGACTTGCATGGAGACGAGGTTTTAACCCTCCTTAACCAGGGGATGACCGGTAAACTTGAAAAAATATTTGATGAAGTCCTGGGTGAGGCCAGGGACAGGATAAGGAAACTGACTGGAGTGGACTTCGATCCATTCATACGATCATATCCCCTTAAGATTGATCAGAGGGAACTTGACAGGGTCATCAAACTTGAATCCTCATCAATGTACCTGAAGGAGTTTGAAAGAAAGGTTGAAGCTGCAGGGCGTCTTTCAGAGCTCAGGGATTCTGTTGAAGAGGAGATAAGGGATCTTATGGAATTCGATTATTCCTTCGCCCTTGGACTCTTTGCAGCAGAGTACGGGCTTAAAGAACCTAAATTCGGGGATGAGTTATGCTTTAAGGGGGGACTCCACCTTAAACTTGCAAGATCAGAGAATCCCCAGAGGGTTAATTACAGTATAAGGCAGCCAGAAAATGTGGTGCTCCTTACCGGCGCAAACAGCGGAGGGAAAACAACCCTCCTTGAAACCATAACCCAGATCACCCTCATGGCCCAGATGGGCTTGCCTGTATGTGCGGAGAAAGCCACTGTTAAACCGGTTGAGGAGGTCTATTTTCTCTCAAAGAAAAGGTCACTTGATGCGGGTGCCTTCGAGTCATTCATAAGGACCTTCACACCCGTGACAACAAGTAAGAGCTCCAAACTGATACTCCTGGATGAACTTGAAGCCATAACCGAACTTGAGGCTGCAGTTAAAATCATAGCAACCTTCATAGAGTTCCTTGTTGAATCAGATTCCCTTGCAGTTATAGTCACCCATATGGCCCGTGAAATAGTTAAATACGTTGATGTGAGGGTTGATGGCATCGAGGCTAAGGGTCTTGATGAGAACTACAACCTCATTGTTGATAGAACGCCCCGGATGAACTACCTTGCAAGGAGCACACCTGAACTGATAATAAAGATGATCCATGAGAAATCAGATGATGATCTTAAAGAGGTCTACAGTAGGATACTTGAGAAGTTCCAAAATGAATATTAA
- a CDS encoding U32 family peptidase — protein MEIPELLAPAGSPRALKVALNAGADAVYLSGKDFGARHYAENFSRDELQEAIREAHLLDRKVYVTLNTLIKNSELPEVSEYLQDLYSMGADAVIIQDPALLVLRDELSIDIPFHASTQMTIHSRAGVEWAERMKIDRVILARELSFDEVQEIVRASGVEVEIFVHGAICYSYSGQCLLSSFIGGRSGNRGRCAQPCRKRYDLVQLHPSKRRISLDDGFLLSTADLSTYRRLDRIVDTGVAGLKIEGRMRSPEYVAVVVDVYRRALDEIKEGGWKPSSKEAERLMLTFNRKLSRGYLFGDDVMARDYPGDRGLPIGYVRGYSGQMLSIGLTSRTIPERGDGLFFEAIGKGLYLGEHSIRNRTLTLRAGPVPSGSRVYLTRRRSLKRFVEDLEKRPPLKVWDVEISFTVDSDGHVLLTGEVSVHGKVLRESVETEFERAIRRPLEPETIKKQILKSGYSPFRLILADFSYPGGLFAPLSELNRIRRELLSGLEEGIIDEMGSYPERNLKLPRKDKHGGRVSGDPCISACVESHEGMISALEAGAGRVYLEPQVHLNFRECDPGKLEGVLLKAERSASGYDAEFVWKWPDITHERVLERLLELEEELSLDVMVGGYGAAELLEDMDVRVYGSASLNIYNRLSADLMHDIFHMLTVSPELSHEDLRGLESDEILVHGNLTAMISRDNIWRVLLDDFRFPEGSRWGLRDGRGKIFPLNQLLNCETVVMNSAETCLIDFMPSLIDDGFRNFSADCRVQTPERTFKIVKSYVEAAESPDKIPSLKRSISDGSCGGITASHFTKGLRE, from the coding sequence TTGGAAATCCCCGAGCTCCTTGCACCTGCAGGTTCCCCCAGGGCACTGAAGGTTGCGCTCAATGCAGGGGCTGACGCCGTCTACCTCTCAGGAAAGGACTTCGGTGCAAGGCACTATGCAGAAAACTTCAGCCGGGATGAACTTCAGGAGGCCATCAGGGAGGCCCACCTCCTGGACCGGAAGGTCTATGTCACCCTGAACACCCTCATAAAGAACTCTGAACTCCCTGAGGTGTCTGAATACCTCCAGGACCTCTACAGTATGGGGGCCGATGCCGTTATAATCCAGGACCCTGCACTCCTGGTTCTGAGGGATGAGCTCTCCATTGACATACCATTCCATGCATCAACCCAGATGACCATACACAGCAGGGCCGGTGTGGAGTGGGCTGAAAGGATGAAGATTGACCGGGTGATACTTGCAAGGGAGCTCTCATTTGATGAGGTCCAGGAAATTGTAAGGGCATCGGGTGTTGAGGTTGAAATATTCGTTCATGGAGCCATATGCTACAGTTACTCTGGACAGTGCCTTCTCTCATCCTTCATCGGCGGCAGGAGCGGGAACAGGGGGCGCTGCGCCCAGCCCTGCAGGAAAAGGTATGATCTCGTGCAGCTCCATCCATCAAAAAGAAGAATCTCCCTGGATGATGGATTCCTTCTCTCAACCGCGGACCTCTCAACCTACCGGCGGCTTGACAGAATAGTTGATACCGGTGTTGCGGGCCTCAAGATAGAAGGCAGGATGAGATCACCTGAATACGTGGCGGTGGTGGTTGACGTCTACCGGAGGGCCCTCGACGAAATAAAGGAGGGTGGATGGAAGCCTTCAAGTAAGGAAGCCGAGAGGCTGATGCTGACCTTCAACAGGAAACTCAGCAGGGGTTACCTCTTCGGGGATGATGTGATGGCCCGGGACTACCCCGGGGACAGGGGCCTCCCCATAGGATACGTCAGGGGGTATTCAGGACAGATGCTATCCATAGGGTTAACCTCCAGAACCATCCCTGAGCGGGGCGATGGACTATTCTTTGAGGCAATCGGTAAAGGCCTTTACCTCGGTGAACACAGCATCAGGAACAGGACACTCACCCTCAGGGCCGGGCCGGTTCCCTCAGGTAGCAGGGTTTACCTGACCCGGAGAAGATCCCTTAAGAGATTCGTCGAGGACCTGGAAAAAAGGCCTCCCCTGAAGGTGTGGGATGTTGAAATCTCCTTCACTGTAGATAGCGACGGTCATGTCCTGCTTACAGGGGAAGTATCCGTCCATGGTAAGGTCCTGAGGGAATCTGTTGAAACAGAATTTGAAAGGGCCATCAGAAGGCCCCTTGAACCCGAAACCATAAAGAAGCAGATACTTAAATCAGGTTACAGTCCCTTCAGGTTGATTCTCGCCGATTTCAGTTACCCTGGAGGCCTTTTCGCACCCCTGAGCGAACTTAACAGGATTCGGAGGGAGCTTCTCTCGGGACTTGAGGAGGGTATAATAGATGAGATGGGTTCCTATCCTGAAAGAAACCTGAAGCTCCCAAGAAAAGATAAACATGGCGGTAGAGTCTCAGGGGACCCCTGCATATCCGCCTGTGTTGAAAGCCATGAGGGTATGATATCTGCCCTCGAAGCCGGTGCGGGGAGGGTTTACCTTGAACCACAGGTCCATCTGAACTTCAGGGAATGCGACCCTGGAAAACTTGAGGGCGTCCTCCTGAAGGCTGAAAGGTCCGCCTCAGGGTATGATGCTGAATTTGTCTGGAAATGGCCCGATATAACCCATGAAAGGGTGCTTGAAAGGCTCCTTGAACTTGAAGAGGAACTGTCCCTTGATGTTATGGTTGGTGGTTATGGTGCTGCGGAGCTCCTTGAGGATATGGATGTCAGGGTCTATGGATCAGCATCCCTCAACATATACAACAGGCTCTCCGCTGATCTGATGCATGACATCTTCCATATGCTAACAGTGTCCCCTGAACTCTCCCATGAGGACCTCAGGGGCCTTGAATCAGATGAAATCCTGGTGCACGGAAATCTCACCGCAATGATAAGCAGGGACAACATCTGGAGGGTTCTTCTGGATGACTTCAGGTTCCCGGAGGGTTCCAGATGGGGCCTCAGGGATGGTAGGGGGAAAATTTTTCCTCTTAACCAGCTCCTGAACTGTGAAACGGTTGTTATGAACTCTGCAGAGACCTGCCTCATAGACTTCATGCCATCACTCATTGATGACGGCTTCAGGAACTTTTCTGCTGACTGCCGCGTCCAGACACCTGAGAGGACCTTTAAGATTGTTAAATCCTACGTTGAGGCTGCTGAATCCCCCGATAAAATACCATCCCTTAAGAGGAGTATCTCGGATGGGAGCTGCGGGGGGATAACGGCATCCCACTTCACCAAGGGGCTGAGGGAGTAA
- a CDS encoding GAF domain-containing protein: MGLGPGKQKANHDQQPGEDPRSGGVPGGHVELSNFLAAPSILNGELAGIVAVSGKDGDYTERDLETVERLADIYALAIHRKLEEDRVKASEEKNRALVEKFLKIVTEVLEELK, translated from the coding sequence CTGGGACTGGGTCCTGGAAAACAGAAAGCCAATCATGACCAACAACCCGGGGAGGACCCGAGGTCAGGGGGTGTCCCTGGGGGTCATGTTGAACTTTCAAACTTCCTTGCAGCACCATCCATCCTCAACGGTGAACTTGCTGGTATAGTTGCAGTTTCAGGGAAGGATGGTGACTACACAGAGAGGGACCTTGAAACCGTTGAACGCCTGGCAGACATATACGCCCTTGCAATACATAGAAAGCTGGAAGAGGATCGTGTGAAGGCCAGTGAAGAGAAAAACAGGGCCCTAGTTGAAAAGTTCCTCAAGATAGTTACAGAGGTCCTTGAGGAGCTGAAATAG
- the tmk gene encoding dTMP kinase produces the protein MYICFEGIDGSGKTTHAALIAGWLRDNGFSVEEVREPTDSEIGALIRRMLTDSDARSEDKQRIFALLFAADRLLLDSKIREEWADRVIVSDRCYYSSLVYQGPVDWVREINRFAPEPDIVILLDIDAGTAIERCGGTDEFEDHSFLEKVRERYLELADQKGFHVIDAARGVRIIQRDIRRVIAPHLGICTGGI, from the coding sequence ATGTACATATGCTTTGAGGGAATCGACGGATCCGGGAAGACAACCCATGCGGCTCTTATCGCCGGATGGCTAAGGGATAATGGCTTCAGTGTTGAGGAGGTGAGGGAGCCCACAGATTCAGAGATAGGTGCCCTTATAAGGAGGATGCTCACGGATTCCGATGCGAGGTCAGAGGATAAACAGAGGATCTTCGCCCTTCTCTTTGCAGCCGACAGGCTACTTCTGGACAGTAAAATAAGGGAAGAATGGGCTGACCGCGTTATTGTAAGTGACAGGTGCTACTATTCAAGCCTGGTCTATCAGGGACCCGTGGACTGGGTCAGGGAGATAAACAGGTTCGCACCCGAACCCGACATTGTTATTCTTCTTGATATTGATGCAGGGACCGCCATTGAGAGGTGTGGCGGTACCGATGAATTCGAGGACCACTCCTTCCTTGAGAAGGTCAGGGAGAGGTACCTTGAACTTGCAGATCAGAAGGGCTTCCATGTTATTGACGCTGCAAGGGGTGTCAGGATCATCCAGAGGGATATAAGGAGGGTGATAGCCCCTCACCTTGGCATCTGCACCGGGGGGATCTAG